A window of Clostridioides sp. ES-S-0010-02 genomic DNA:
TGGCAGTCTCTCTAGAGTGCCCAACTTAATGATGGCAACTAAAGACAAGGGTTGCGCTCGTTGCGGGACTTAACCCAACATCTCACGACACGAGCTGACGACAACCATGCACCACCTGTCACCAATGTCCCCGAAGGGAACTCTCCGATTAAGGAGATGTCATTGGGATGTCAAGCTTAGGTAAGGTTCTTCGCGTTGCTTCGAATTAAACCACATGCTCCGCTACTTGTGCGGGTCCCCGTCAATTCCTTTGAGTTTCACTCTTGCGAGCGTACTTCCCAGGCGGAGTACTTAATGCGTTAGCTGCGGCACCGAGGGGTAACCCCCGACACCTAGTACTCATCGTTTACAGCGTGGACTACCAGGGTATCTAATCCTGTTTGCTCCCCACGCTTTCGTGCCTCAGCGTCAGTTACAGTCCAGAGAGCCGCCTTCGCAACTGGTGTTCCTCCTAATATCTACGCATTTCACCGCTACACTAGGAATTCCACTCTCCTCTCCTGCACTCAAGTCTCCCAGTTTCAAGAGCTTACTACGGTTGAGCCGTAGCCTTTCACTCCTGACTTGAAAGACCGCCTACGCACCCTTTACGCCCAGTAAATCCGGATAACGCTAGCCCCTACGTATTACCGCGGCTGCTGGCACGTAGTTAGCCGGGGCTTCCTCCTCAAGTACCGTCATTATCTTCCTTGAGGACAGAGTTTTACGACCCGAAGGCCTTCATCACTCACGCGGCGTTGCTGCATCAGGCTTTCGCCCATTGTGCAATATTCCCCACTGCTGCCTCCCGTAGGAGTTTGGACCGTGTCTCAGTTCCAATGTGGCCGATCACCCTCTCAGGTCGGCTACTGATCGTCGCCTTGGTAAGCCGTTACCTTACCAACTAGCTAATCAGACGCGGGTCCATCCTGTACTGGCTCACCTTTGATATTCAAGAGATGCCTCTCAAATATGTTATCCCGTATTAGCATACCTTTCGGTATGTTATCCGTGTGTACAGGGTAGGTTACCCACGCGTTACTCACCCGTCCGCCGCTCTTTACCGAAGTAAATCGCTCAACTTGCATGTGTTAGGCACGCCGCCAGCGTTCATCCTGAGCCAGGATCAAACTCTCAAATAAAAGTTTATCAGGCTCAGATACTATTGTTATCTAAATATCTGGCTTTATGGTTTGTTTCTTGTTTATAAATTAACCTACTGTTTAATTTTCAAAGTTCTTTTGTCTTATTTTTGTGCTCCTTTTGGGCACTCATATATAATACCATCTATGTTATTCCAAGTCAACGCTTTTTTAACTTTTATTTTAATTATTTTTTTGTCAAAACAAAAATAGCTTATATTAGTGCATTTTTAAACACCTCAATACAAGCTATTTACATATTTAGACTTATTTTTATAATTATTTCAACTTAGATATTTCTGTATACCTATGTATATTGCCCATGCTATCTTTTCTTGATATGTTTCATCTGTCAAAAGTTTACATTCTTTTTCATTTGATAGAAAACCACATTCTATTAATACTGATGGAATATTATTTTCTTTCAAAAGGTATATGTCATCTCGTGGCTTAACTTCTCTGTTATTTGTTTTATCTACTACTCTTTTAAGTTCTTCTTGAATACACTTTGATAATTCCTTGCTATCTTGCTTATCTTTAGGATAAAATGTCTGAGCTCCATAGTATTTAGATTGTTCGAATGCATTTAGATGTATGGATACAAACATATTAGCATTGGAATTAGAGATTATTTCTTTTCTATTTTTCAAGTTCTCATTATATTTTTGTCTTGTTGTTTTATTATTTTCTTCTTTATAGAGGCTACTGTCATCTTCTCTAGTTAATATTACAAGACCTCCACTTGATTCTATAAGCTCTCTAAGCTTAAGTGTTATTGCTAAGTTGATATCTTTCTCAGATGTGCTCTTATCCTTGTTTAATGCGCCTGGGTCAATACCTCCATGACCAGCATCTAGAATTATTGTTTTATTTGTTATTGGCATATATTTAATAACATCTTCAGAAATATTTTTCACTTCAAATATTGATACTATTACTAGACATACCATAACAAAACTAAAAATTATATGTTTTATGTACTTTCTCACAACATCACCCTGTATATGTATACTTATAAAAACACTATAATATTCCAAATATTAGTACAAACATTTAAATTTCACTTTAGTATTTATCTATCTCTATTTTTTAATATTAATATATGATTACATAAGTATGCTATATTCACATATACTCTAAATTCCCATTTTTAATTAGTATCGTATAACAGGTATAATAAATTATGACAATTTACATTATGAATTATATTATTTAATAACCTAAATTCTATTACTTATAAAATGTAAAATTTTTAATTATATTTACTGTAAATTTCTTTATCCATTTCTCAATAGAACTATAATCTCAATAACTTTAACATATAATCTTTTATTACAATAAAAAGGATGTTTTTCAATAGAAAAACATCCTAATAAGATATCTTATTATTTTATTGTATATCAATCATTAACTTAAACCCAACATTTCAACATACTTCCATATTTTCTGGATAACAGAAAATAAAGGATTTTGCTTTTCCAAAAAAATAAATAATTATCTTTTTGAGAATTGTGGAGCTCTTCTTGCTGCTTTTAATCCGTATTTCTTTCTTTCCTTCATTCTAGCATCTCTAGTTAAGAAACCTTCTTTCTTTAAGGCAGGTCTTAAATCTAAATCAGCTTTTAATAAAGCTCTAGATATACCATGTCTTATAGCTCCAGCTTGTCCAGTGAATCCTCCACCTTCAACTTTTACTATAACATCATATTTATTTTCATTACCAGTTAAAACTAATGGTTGTTTAACATCTCTTATTAATGTTTCATAGTTAAAATAATTTTCTAATGCTCTTCCATTTACTAATATATTTCCTTCACCTGCAACTAGTCTTACTCTAGCAACAGAACTTTTTCTTCTTCCAGTTCCATAATATTGAACGTTAGCCATTATAAACTCCTCCTTTCACCTATTAATCTTATTTAAAGTTTAAAACTTCTGGATTTTGAGCTGCATGAGTGTGTTCAGCACCTGCAAATACTCTTAATCTAGTCATCATTCTACTTCTTAATTTGTTTTTAGGTAACATACCATTTACAGCATGTGCTATAACTTCTTCTGGTTTTTTATCCATCATATCTCTATAAGATATTTCTTTTAATCCACCTACATAACCAGTGTGGTATCTGTAATATTTTTGATCTAATTTTTTTCCACTTAAAACTACTTTTTCTGCATTTACTACAACAACAAAATCTCCACCATCAACGTGAGGAGTAAATGTTGGTTTATGTTTACCTCTCAATACTGTCGCAATTTCTGTTGCTATACGACCTAATGTTTTTCCTTCAGCATCAACTAAGTACCATTTTCTTTGTACATCAGCTGGCTTAGCTATATAACTTTTCATAACTGTCCCTCCTTAACTACTTTTCATAAAAATTTTTTACCGTTTATGTCAAGTCCGGGGCAAGTGGACTTATTAACACATTCTCATATATTTTAATACATGTAGCCTGGTGTGTCAAGTTAATAATGAACTTTTTTAAGAAATAATCCTTGTGCTGGAGCTGTATGTCCACATCTTGATCTGTTTTTAGATTCTATTATATCTAAAAATGATTCATTAATTCTACCACGTCCTATATCAACAAGTGTTCCAACAATAATTCTCACCATATTATATAAGAACCCATCTCCACTAATTTCTAAAGTAATCAAATCATCTGTTTTTTTTATATTTATATCATATATTGTTCGTATTGTATCTTTTACAGATGAACCAGAACTCATAAAACCTTTAAAATCATGTGTACCCAATAGACTTTTTGATTCTATACACATTTTTTCAAAATCAAGTTCATACTTTACTTGATATGATATGCTGTTAAGTATTGGGTGTCTAAACTTACTGTTATATATTAAATATTTATATGTTTTTCCTTTTGCACTATATCTTGAATGAAAGTCATCATTAACTTCACATGCTTCTATAACTGATATGTCTTTTGGTAATTTAGCATTTAGTGCCATTGGTACACTTTCTATACTTATACTTGAACTAATTTTAAAATTTGCAGTTTGTGCAAGAGCATGAACCCCTGAATCAGTTCTACCTGAGCCTATAAGTTTAACTTCTTCATTCATTATCTCATATATAGCCTTTTCAATTGTACCTTGTATCCCTAGAGAATCTGGTTGCTTCTGCCATCCACAATAATTTCTACCATCATATTGGATTGTAATCTTTATATTTCTCATATTTTACCTCACCTATATGCTTCTATTAAATCGCTATAAATCTAGTAGCTATGATTAATCCTAAATAAATAACTTGAAACACACATGCTATATAATCTGCTTTTACTATAACAGACTCCCTCATTTTTGTTCTATTGTGTCCACCTCTATAACATCTAGCTTCCATGGCCATAGCCAATTCATCAGCTCTTCTAAATGCACTAACAAATAGTGGAACTAAAAGAGGTACTAGATTTTTAGCTCTATTTATAAGATTTTTACTTTCAAAGTCTGCACCTCTAGACATTTGAGCCTTCATTATTTTATCTGTTTCGTCTAATAATGTAGGAATAAAGCGCAAAGCAATTGTCATCATCATTGCAAGCTCATGAACTGGTAAACCAATTTTCTTAAAGGGATTCAATAATCGCTCTATACCATCTGTCAATTCTATTGGTGAAGTTGTTAAAGTAAGTAATGATGTCCCAATTACTAAAAATATAAGTCTTATTGCCATAAAAATTGCTTGTCTCAAGCCTTGACTTGTTATTGTTAAAAATCCAAATGACCATATCTCATCACCTGGTAAGAAAAATATATTTATAATAAATGTAAATAAAATAATCCACTTAAGAGGTTTTACACCCTTAACAATATACTTAACAGGTATATTAGCTAACTTTATCATACCTAATAAACATAATAAAACTATCATATAAGGCCAAAATTTATTTACTACAAATATAGATACCATAAATACAATTGTTGCTACAAGTTTTATCCTTGGATCTAATTTATGAATAGCAGAACTTGTTGGGTAGTATTGCCCTATAGTTATATCTTTTAACATAATCCTCGCCCTCTCACAACTCTTAATATTTCCTGTTTTGCTTCTTCTAAAGTCAATATATCTTCACTAATGTCAAAACCTTGTTCTCTTAATTTCAATGCAAGTTCTAAAACCTGTGGAATATCTAAACCAATTTCTTTTAATTTAATAGCATTTGATTTAAATACATCTCTAGGAGTACCCATAAATTCTATTTTACCATGATTCATAACAATTAACGTTTGTGCCAACTTTGCCATATCATCCATACTATGTGATGACAATATTATAGTCATATTGTTTTTTTCATGTAAGTTTTTTATTAAATTAAAAATTTCATCTCTTCCACCAGGATCAAGACCTGCAGTTGGTTCATCTAATATAAGTACTTCTGGGTTCATTGCTATAACTCCAGCTATTGCAACTCTACGCTTTTGACCTCCTGATAATTCAAATGGAGATTTATCTTTAAATTCCTCATAGTCAAGTCCTACAGCTTCCATCGATGCTTTTACCCTATTATGTATCTCAGCCTCTTCTAAACCTAAATTAGCGGGTCCAAAAGCTATATCCTTATCAATTGTTTCTTCAAATAATTGATATTCTGGATATTGAAATACAACACCTACTCTTTTTCTTATCTCAGTTAAGTTTAAATTCTTATCTGTTATGTTAAAATCATTTATAAAAATCTCTCCTGAGGAAGGTTTTAATAATCCATTTAGATGTTGTATCAGTGTAGACTTTCCTGAACCTGTATGACCTATAAGTCCAACAAAATCTCTATCTTTAATCTCAAAAGATACATCATCAAGTGCTTTACTTGCAAAAGGCATCCCTTCATTATATATATGTGTTAAGTTCTTTACTATAATTGACATAATTCCATCACCATCTCATCCACAGTTAATATATCACTACTAATATTTATACCTTCTTCTATTAATAAACTAGACAACTCTGTCATACAAGGCACATCTAAACCGATTTCCTTTAACATCTCTATTTTACTAAATACTTCTTTAGGAGTCCCTTCTAAAAGTTTCTTACCTTTCTCCATAACGACAACTCTATCAGCTTCCACAGCTTCTTCCATAAAGTGAGTTATATGTAAAACAGTTATATTTTCTTCTTTATTAAGCCTTTTTATTGTTTTCATAACTTCTTTTCTTCCAGATGGGTCTAACATCGCTGTTGCTTCATCAAATATTATACACTTGGGTCTCATGGCAATTATGCCTGCTATTGCAACCCTCTGTTTTTGGCCACCTGATAACAAATGTGGTTGTCTACCTCTCAAATCATACATACCTACACTTTTTAAAGACTCTTCTACAATTCGTCTTATCTCTTTTGGCTCTATACCTAAGTTTTCAGGACCAAAAGCTACATCTTCTTCTACTATTGTGGCAACAATTTGATTATCTGGGTTTTGAAATACCATACCTGCTGTTTGCCTTATATCCCATAATCTTTCTTCTTCTTTGGTGTCCATTCCATCAATGAGAATATTTCCTTCTGTAGGCATAAGAATAGCATTTAAGTTTTTAGATAAAGTAGACTTGCCAGAACCATTATGTCCTATTATCGCAACAAATTCTCCCTTTTTAACATCTAAGCTTAAATTATCTATTGCTTTAAGTTTTGCTTCATCTGTAATATACTCAAATGAAATATTGTTTACTTTTATTATATTATCCATTAATTCATACTCCTTTTAGTAAGCAATAACTTATAAAAATCATTTTACACATTATTATATCACACCTTAGTCAAAAAAATAAAAAAAAGATTAAGCCATCAAGCCTAATCCTTTCCTTACTATACTAATTCTATAAAAGCCATTTCAGCAGCATCGCCTTTTCTTGGCCCTATTTTTATTATTCTAGTGTATCCACCATTTCTCTCAGCATATTTTGGAGCTAAATCTGTGAATAAGTTATTAACTACTGTTTCATCCATAACATAAGCTAAAACTTGTCTTCTAGCATGAAGATCTCCTCTTTTAGCAAGAGTTATCATCTTTTCAGCCATTCTACGAGTTTCTTTAGCTCTAGTTACTGTAGTTTCTATTCTTCCACTTCTTAGTAAACAAGTTACTAAGTTTCTTAACATAAGGTTTCTGTGAGCTGTTTCACGTCCTAATTTACGGTACTTAGCCATTCTTATCCCTCCTTTGCTCGCTATTCTTCACTTGGTTTTAATCCTAGCCCAAGTTCCTCTAGTTTTTGTATTACTTCTTCTAATGACTTTTTACCTAGGTTTCTAACCTTCATCATATCGTCTTCAGACTTATTAGCTAATTCTTCAACTGTATTAATTCCCGCTCTCTTTAAACAGTTGTATGATCTAACTGATAAATCTAATTCTTCTATAGTCATTTCAAGAACTTTTTCTTTTTGATCTTCTTCTTTTTCTACCATGATTTCAACACTACTTACATGTTCAGTTAAGTCTATAAATAGATTTAAATGCTCAACTAATACTTTTGCAGCTAATGATATACCTTCTTGAGGGTTTATACTACCATTAGTCCAAACTTCTAGTACTAATTTATCATAATCTGTTTTTTGACCAACTCTTGTGTTTTCTACATGATAACTAACTTTCTCAACAGGAGTATATATTGAATCCACAGGTAAAACACCTATTGGAACATTCTCTGTTTTATTTTCTTCAGCAGAAACATAACCTCTACCTTTATCTACAAATATTTCCATATTAAACTTGGCATTATCATCTAATGTAGCTATTGCTAAGTCTTTGCTTAATATTTCAACATCTGGAGGACAGATTATATCTGAACCTGTGATAGAGCATGGTCCTTGAGCCTCTATTTTAAGTGTTCTACTTCCTTCACCATCTATAGTTGCTGAAAGCTCTTTTAAAGTTAATATTATCTCTGTAACATCTTCTTTAACACCAGGTATTGTAGAGAATTCATGAAGAACTCCATCTATTTTTATAGCATTTACTGCTACACCTGGTAAAGATGATAATAATATTCTTCTTAGTGCGTTACCTATAGTTATTCCATATCCTCTTTCTAGAGGTTCTATAACAAACTTACCATATCTATAGTCTTCGCTAAGCTCAACTATATCTACTTTTGGCTTTTCTATTTCTATCATGGACAAAACCCTCCTTAAAATTCAGTAATCCACTGAGGGTAAACAAAATTTTAAAATAATTTTTAAAAGTGTGCTTATTATTTAGAGTAAAGTTCTATGATTAAGTGCTCTGCTATTTCAAGATCTATATCTTCTCTTGTTGGAACACCAACTACTTTTGCTGTCATTCCTTCTACATTAGCTTCTAACCATTTAGGAGCTATTCTTGAGTTAACTTCTACTAAATTTTTGAATTTTGCAGAAGATCTTGATTTTTCTTTAACTTCTATCACATCTCCAACTTTAACTGTTAATGAAGCTATATCTACTTTATTTCCATTTAAAGTGAAATGACCATGAGTTACTAATTGTCTAGCTTCTTTTCTAGAAGATGCTAGTCCCATTCTGTAAACTACATTGTCTAATCTTCTCTCTAATAAACTTAATAAATTCTCACCTGATTTTCCAGGCATGTTTTCAGCACGTTCGTATAAGTTTCTAAATTGAGTTTCTAAAACTCCATATATTCTTTTAACTTTTTGTTTTTCTCTTAATTGTAATCCATAGTTAGAAACTTTCTTTCTCCCTTGGCCATGTTGACCTGGAGCATAGTTTCTTTTAACTATAGCACATTTATCTGTATAACATCTATCACCTTTAAGGAATAATTTCATTCCCTCTCTACGGCATTGTCTACATGATGCACCTGTATATCTTGCCATTTATCTACACCTCCTATTTGTACTCTTATTAATTACACTCTTCTTCTCTTTGGTGGTCTACATCCGTTATGTGGGATTGGAGTAACATCTTTTATCATAGTTACTTCTAGTCCAGTTGCTTGTAAAGCTCTTATAGCAGCTTCTCTTCCTGAACCTGGCCCCTTTACGAATACCTCAACACTTTTTAATCCGTGTTCCATCGCAGCTTTTGCAGCTGTTTCAGCAGCCATTTGAGATGCAAATGGAGTTGATTTTCTTGACCCTTTGAATCCTAATTGTCCTGAACTTGCCCAAGATATAGCATTTCCATGAACGTCAGTTAAAGTTATTATTGTATTGTTGAAAGTTGACTGTATATGAGCATGACCACGTTCTATATTTTTACGTTCTCTTCTTCTAACACGTGTAACTTTCTTTTTTGGTTTAGCCATTTTCCTTTTCCCTCCTTCATCTAATTATTATTTAATTATTTTTTCTTTTTACGAGATACTGTTTTTCTAGGACCTTTTCTAGTTCTAGCATTAGTTTTAGTTCTTTGTCCTCTTAATGGAAGACCTTTACCATGTCTAATTCCTCTATAACATTTTATATCTCTTAATCTCTTTATGTTTAAAGCAATTTCTCTTCTTAAGTCACCTTCAACTAAGAAATCGTCATCTATAACTTTTCTTAACTCATTAACTTGATCTTCTGATAAATCTTTTATTCTTGTATCTGGATTTATCTCAGCTTTAGCTAATATTTCGTTAGCAGTTGCTTTACCTATACCATATATATAAGTTAAGCCTATCTCCGCTCTTTTTTCTCTAGGTAAATCTACCCCAGCTATTCTTGCCATGATCGCACCTCCTACACATAGTTTTTAGTGTTTAAAACTTCATATCATATATCAATCCTACGTCAGATTGTTCAACGATTTTAACGTTCTTTTGTTAACATCACAATATAGTATTATACTATAAAATTTAACAAAATACTAGTAATAATTTCTTATCCTTGTTTTTGCTTATGCTTTGGATTTTCACAGATAACCATTACTTTTCCTTTTCTTTTTATTACTTTGCATTTTTCACATATTGGTTTTACTGATGGTCTAACTTTCATTATTAATCCCTCCTTAGACTAAATATCAAGATAGTCTACTTCTTACGCCAAGTGATTCTTCCTCTTGTAAGGTCATATGGAGAAAGTTCAACATTCACCTTATCACCTTCAAGAATTCTTATGAAGTTCATTCTTAGCTTTCCAGAAATGTGGCATAATATCTCATGTCCATTTTCTAGTTTAACTTTAAACATAGCATTAGGTAAAGCTTCTGAAACTGTACCTTCTAATTCTATAACATCTTTTTTGGCCATTAACTAACCAGCCCTCCATTTCAATAAGTTAAATTATCTAATTTAACTTAGTAAGTTCAGCTCTTAAAAAAGAATCTGTAATCTCTTGTCCAGATACTACTCTTTTTCTAACTTCATCATTAATAAAATTATATTTTTTTAAGTGCTTAACTTTCTTTAACTTAGGTTTGTCAAGTTTTCTTTTCTTTCCATCAGCTATTAATACATATTCATTATTAATTATCTTGACTACGAAAAATAAATTTCCTTGATCTCGACCTAATGAAACCTTAACAACTTGACCTATACTTAAATTATCTGATAGCACTTTTTTCACCTACTTCTTAATTTACAACTTTGTCAATATCAAAGGTTCATGTTCAGTAATTGCTATCGTATGCTCATAATGAGCTGATTTTTTTCCATCTATTGTAACAGTCGTCCACCCATCTGATAGAGTCTTTACATGATAACGACCTGCATTAACCATTGGCTCTATAGCAACAACCATTCCTTCTCTAAGTCTTGGTCCTTTTCCTGGGAGTCCATAATTAGGTACCTGTGGATCTTCATGAAGATTTGCTCCAACTCCATGTCCTACCAAATCCCTAACTACTGAGAAACCATGTTTCTCAACGTGTGTTTGTACTGCGTGTGAGATATCCGAAAGTCTATATCCTAATTTAGCAAATTTTATTCCTTCATAGAAGCTTTCTCTAGTTACTTCTATTAATTTCCTATCTTCTTCAGATATCATGCCTACTCCATGAGTTTTCGCAGAATCACCATGATATCCTTTATAATAGGCTCCTATATCTAAGCTTACAATGTCTCCTTCCTTTAATAGAGTCTCACCTGGAATTCCATGTACAACTTCTCTATTGATAGAAGCACATATACTTCCTGGAAAACCTCCATATCCTTTAAAAGAAGGTTCAGCATTGTATTTTCTTATATTCTCTTCAGCTATTTTATCTAATTCTAAAGTAGATATTCCCGGAGAAATAGCTTTTCTTAAAACTTCATGAGTATCAGCAACAATTTTGCCTGCTTCTCTTAAAAGTTCTATTTCTTTCTTTGATTTCAAGATAATCATTTATTTTCCACTTCCTAAAGCTGCAACAATATCTTCAAATACTTTATCTATTGCTTGGTCACCTTTTATATCAGCTATTATACCTTGTTTGCTATAATAATCTACTAAAGGCTTAGTTTCATCTAGATAAACTTGTATTCTCTTAGATACAGTTTCTTCATTATCATCAGCTCTTTGATACAATTCTCCTTGGCATACATCACATACACCTTTTACTTTAGGAGGATTAAACTCAACATGATAAGTAGCTCCACAAGACTTGCATATTCTTCTACCAACTGCTCTAGATACTAATATGCTCTTATCAACTTCAATATTGACAACTTTATCCAGTACTATACCAGCATTTTTTAAGAATACATCTAAATGCTCACCTTGTGCTACATTTCTTGGAAATCCATCCAACATAAATCCATTTTTACAGTCTTCTTGAGATATTCTATCAGTAACTAAACCTACAGTTAACTCATCTGGTACTAATAAACCTTGGTCCATGTATTCTTTAGCTTTTTTTCCAAGTTCTGTTCCCTCTTTTATATTCTTTCTGAATATATCTCCTGTTGATATATGAGGTATATTGTATTTTTCTACTATTCCTGCCGCCTGAGTACCTTTACCAGCACCTGGAGGTCCAAGTAATATTATTCTCATATTATCCATCTCCATTTTATTTTAAGAAACCTTGATAGCTTCTCATAACTAAGTTTGACTCTAACTGTCTCTTAAGCTCCAAAGCAACCCCAACAACGATTAGCAATGAAGTTCCAGCTAGACTCATATTGACATTCATATAATGTGTTGTAAGAGCTGGTACCATAGCAATTATTGCTAAGAAAGTAGCTCCAGCTAAAGTTAATCTTGTTAAGATTCTATTTAAATAATCCATAGTAGGTTCACCTGGTCTAATACCTGGTATAAATCCACCATTATTTTTCATATTTTTAGATATATCTTCTGTATTGAATGATACAGTTGTATAAAAATATGAGAAGAAAATTATAAGTAGAATTTCAATTGATCTGTATGTCCAAAATCCTTGTTCTGTTGCCATACTTAAGTATTTTTGAACAAAAGCTTGAGCATCTGCCCCCATAAACATAGCTATTGTTTGTGGAAAAGCTAAAAGTGAACTAGCAAAAATTATAGGCATAACTCCTGATTGGTTAACTTTCATTGGTATATGAGAACTTTGTCCTCCATACATTTTTCTTCCAACAACTCTTTTAGCATATTGTACAGGTATCTTTCTAGTCGCTTCTTGTATAAATGTAACCCCTGTAACTGTAAGTAATATAACTACAATTAGAAGTATTATTACCCAAGGTGCAACTTGACCAGATTTAACTTGTTGTGCGATTTTAATAACATCTGTTGGTATTCTTGATATAATACCTGCAAATATTATTACTGAACTACCATTACCAATTCCTTTTTCGGTAATTTTGTCCCCAATCCACATTACTAACATACTTGCTGAAACTAATGTTATTACAACAGTTGTGATAAAAAACACACTATTTGATATTAAAGCACTTCTTACAATTCCTAATGTAATTCCCAAAGCTTGTACAACTGCTAGAG
This region includes:
- the rpmJ gene encoding 50S ribosomal protein L36, whose translation is MKVRPSVKPICEKCKVIKRKGKVMVICENPKHKQKQG
- the secY gene encoding preprotein translocase subunit SecY, producing the protein MLSKLKQAWKIKAVRKKVMYTLMMIVIFRIGTTIPVPGIDTSIIQKMVGGNSLLSLYNMFTGGAFSNFSLFALGISPYITASIIIQLLTVGFESLAELQKSGEEGKKKINKYTKYTALALAVVQALGITLGIVRSALISNSVFFITTVVITLVSASMLVMWIGDKITEKGIGNGSSVIIFAGIISRIPTDVIKIAQQVKSGQVAPWVIILLIVVILLTVTGVTFIQEATRKIPVQYAKRVVGRKMYGGQSSHIPMKVNQSGVMPIIFASSLLAFPQTIAMFMGADAQAFVQKYLSMATEQGFWTYRSIEILLIIFFSYFYTTVSFNTEDISKNMKNNGGFIPGIRPGEPTMDYLNRILTRLTLAGATFLAIIAMVPALTTHYMNVNMSLAGTSLLIVVGVALELKRQLESNLVMRSYQGFLK
- the rpsM gene encoding 30S ribosomal protein S13; the protein is MARIAGVDLPREKRAEIGLTYIYGIGKATANEILAKAEINPDTRIKDLSEDQVNELRKVIDDDFLVEGDLRREIALNIKRLRDIKCYRGIRHGKGLPLRGQRTKTNARTRKGPRKTVSRKKKK
- the map gene encoding type I methionyl aminopeptidase: MIILKSKKEIELLREAGKIVADTHEVLRKAISPGISTLELDKIAEENIRKYNAEPSFKGYGGFPGSICASINREVVHGIPGETLLKEGDIVSLDIGAYYKGYHGDSAKTHGVGMISEEDRKLIEVTRESFYEGIKFAKLGYRLSDISHAVQTHVEKHGFSVVRDLVGHGVGANLHEDPQVPNYGLPGKGPRLREGMVVAIEPMVNAGRYHVKTLSDGWTTVTIDGKKSAHYEHTIAITEHEPLILTKL
- a CDS encoding adenylate kinase, with protein sequence MRIILLGPPGAGKGTQAAGIVEKYNIPHISTGDIFRKNIKEGTELGKKAKEYMDQGLLVPDELTVGLVTDRISQEDCKNGFMLDGFPRNVAQGEHLDVFLKNAGIVLDKVVNIEVDKSILVSRAVGRRICKSCGATYHVEFNPPKVKGVCDVCQGELYQRADDNEETVSKRIQVYLDETKPLVDYYSKQGIIADIKGDQAIDKVFEDIVAALGSGK
- the infA gene encoding translation initiation factor IF-1 is translated as MAKKDVIELEGTVSEALPNAMFKVKLENGHEILCHISGKLRMNFIRILEGDKVNVELSPYDLTRGRITWRKK
- a CDS encoding KOW domain-containing protein, which codes for MLSDNLSIGQVVKVSLGRDQGNLFFVVKIINNEYVLIADGKKRKLDKPKLKKVKHLKKYNFINDEVRKRVVSGQEITDSFLRAELTKLN